A window of the Lolium perenne isolate Kyuss_39 chromosome 7, Kyuss_2.0, whole genome shotgun sequence genome harbors these coding sequences:
- the LOC127317183 gene encoding putative ubiquitin-like-specific protease 1B, whose product MPLDSQVMDMWTEKFNRESTLLAGKSNRAKKNYAFSQHMVSKLIVDPATFNPNECMKDFKSEVSKSKMLKDDLLYFPVVKDYNWIVCSVNLVHKQYHIFDSLLKADGTNKLQEAANNLFTNFRRLVNESGLAKIDWSVYNLSTPDHPQQKTTFDCGFFCLLFMDHFTGKVVAEFDDKVIPDFRKYIASSLINNRDNAESVEKLMDAELQSK is encoded by the exons ATGCCACTAGATAGCCAGGTAATGGATATGTGGACTGAGAAGTTCAACCGTGAATCAACATTATTGGCTGGGAAAAGCAACCGAGCGAAGAAAAATTATGCATTCTCGCAGCATATGGTG TCTAAGCTAATTGTCGATCCAGCAACATTCAATCCAAATGAATGCATGAAAGATTTCAAGTCCGAAGTCAGCAAGTCAAAAATGCTAAAAGATGACCTC CTGTACTTCCCTGTTGTGAAAGACTACAACTGGATTGTGTGTTCTGTCAATCTTGTGCACAAGCAGTACCACATTTTTGATTCATTGCTTAAAGCTGATGGTACCAACAAGTTGCAAGAAGCTGCAAATAATCTG TTCACAAACTTCAGGAGGCTTGTCAATGAGTCAGGTCTAGCAAAGATTGATTGGTCCGTTTACAACTTGTCTACACCTGACCATCCACAACAGAAGACAAC GTTTGATTGTGGATTCTTCTGTCTTCTGTTCATGGACCATTTCACAGGGAAGGTGGTGGCAGAGTTTGATGACAAGGTCATTCCAGATTTTCGCAAGTACATAGCATCAAGTCTGATCAACAATAGAGACAACGCAGAGTCGGTTGAAAAGCTTATGGATGCTGAGTTGCAGTCCAAGTAG